Within the Salvelinus sp. IW2-2015 unplaced genomic scaffold, ASM291031v2 Un_scaffold14695, whole genome shotgun sequence genome, the region CTCATCTCAATAGTCTAgtagcttcctctcctcatctcaatAGTCTAGTAGCTTCCTCTCATCTCAATAGTCTAGTAGCTTCCGCatctcatctcctccatctcaATAGTCTAGTAGCTACCTCTTTTAATTTCCTCTCCTTAATCTACACCGATCTGAAATCCAAAGACTGGTTAACASTACCTGGTAGATGTATATTGGGAATTTCTTTTGACACTTGTCCAGCTCTTTAAAATGAGTACAGATGAAGGAGAGAAGACACGAGGCCTATAGGACAGGGGGACTACGGGACAGGGGGACTACGGGATAGGAGGCCTATTTCGACTAGTGAGATGCACCCTCTGTCTCTGGACCCTTGATTGCCACCTAGGTCACCAGCCCACCTCTCTGTAGGTTGCCGATGGCTTCGTCGTAGTTCTCCATCTCCAGGTGACACTGACCCAGGAAGAAGAGGGCCTTGACTGACTGGGGGTCCAGCTCCAGCGCCTGCTTGCAGTCGGCCAGGGCCTTGTCATGTTGCTGCAGCTTCACGTGGCACAGTGCCCGGTTGGTGTAGTACACAGACACTGAGGGATTCCGCTTCTGGGGACAAACACATTATTCACTATTTCTATCCCCCTTTCTCACACCCTTATCCCATTCCTAAGTATGCCACgcttgcacacgcacacacacacacacacacacacacacactcttcgcTACAAGCGACAGCTGACTTTCTATGTCCCGGAGTGAGGTTACTCATCATGCAAAGTTACAATTTGGGACACTACCTCAgttgcacccacacacactccacactctctttatctctctccccccttctcccgaCCCCTTGTCCTTACAATGGCTTTGCTGTAGCAGGCGGCCGACTCCTGGTACTTGCGGCTGAGGAAGAGGCGGTTGCCCTGCTCCTTCCACTCCTGCGCCGAGACACTCTTCTCGGGGCTGCCCGCCATCTTGTCCGCCGGCCCCGCTGTGGCGGCGGCCTCTCCGCTCTGCTTCCCTATCCTGCTACCCGTGTCTCAGGCCGGGCTGCGGCTGGCTGGGGGGAGAATGCACAAGTTCCAAGACATCAATAGTTTGGGTGGGGYAYGCAGATGGAGGAGTTTCATTTGAGGGGTGTTGCCGGTCTACTACTATAAACAGTGATT harbors:
- the LOC112080285 gene encoding E3 ubiquitin-protein ligase CHIP-like; protein product: MAGSPEKSVSAQEWKEQGNRLFLSRKYQESAACYSKAIKRNPSVSVYYTNRALCHVKLQQHDKALADCKQALELDPQSVKALFFLGQCHLEMENYDEAIGNLQR